The Gossypium arboreum isolate Shixiya-1 chromosome 6, ASM2569848v2, whole genome shotgun sequence DNA window ttgctaaaattaacttaatcATCCTTATTTCAGTCTTCGGTAGCTTTTTGGGTCCAATCCAATAGCACCTAAAACAAGTAGAGTTGAAGCAAGGCTGCTCCAATCCTAGGGAAGCTAGCCAATGTGTCGAACACACAGCTATCTGTCACAAGTCTGTTTTGGTGTTACTTATTTGGACAGTCTTTTCTTGTACAACTTAGTTCCTAACATAAACAAATCACCGCAGTAGATAATTCTTACACCTCAAACTCATGAGGTGATTTGTGAGATAAACACCAATAGGTCTAAGCCTAAAAAACCTCATGATGTGATTTGTGAGATAAACAATTATAGTCCTTTTTAGGCCTTAATccttgctacaaggtgatgcttGTGGTAAAAGCACTTTATCTTTCTCATCTTTTATGTACCAAAAGAAACTAAAAAACTTGTTCACAGAGGAGAAAGTTTTCAATTTATAGTACTTTTCTAATGTGTGAATAGAAGAACAAGTATCATACACCAAGATATTTTCTGTCTATTTTATGatctataaaaaattattttttcaaaatttgtgaTTATCCTTTCCAACAATTAAGCTTAAACTTACGTTTATCCAAGTTCTTCACTTCACAAAATATCACAAACATCAAGGTAGAACACAATCACCATGAAAAAGACTTGGTTCCATAATTTTACTTTAAACAATCTCAAAGGATATATACACacacgtatatatgtatatatctagcTTCCCTTTCCTTCCCCCCTTAATTACCAAATGTTTTATTCATGAAATGGATCTCACGGTACCCAACAAACAAAGGTTTTCAATCCTTCTCAAGTTCTTCATTTAAGAGGAGTTTTTCAGCACCCATTCCACCAAAGTTGAGACGCCAAAGCCGGTTGCTACGCGCTTCTTTTCATTCCAGACAGGGCCAGCCAAGTCAATGTGCATCCATTGTACTTTTTCATCAACGAACTGTGAAACCATAGTTCAATAATCAAGTTTTAGCAACCAGTGTAACTAAGGGATTCAAATATTCAAGTGTGTAAAGTGcagataaaaatgtcaaaatgatcACTTACCTGTTTCAAGAACAGAGCAGCTGTGATAGCACCACCTGGACGACCACCGGTATTTACCATATCAGCAACTCCTGATTTCATAGACTCCCAATAGCTTTCCTCTAGTGGCATCCTCCAAAATTTCTCACCACTGATCTCTGAAGCTTCGAATACCTCCTTTGCAAGTTCATCACTAGGTGTGAAGACGCCTGAAAAAAGAAATAGAACCCCGAAGAATCAAACATGGAGGGAACTTTTGCTTACAATTGAGCAACaacaaatgaaaatgaaatggcCTTCTGAACTATGAATCGAGAAAAAACTTTCCACGGAAAGAAGGAAATTCTTTGTAGTTATCCCTACCATATGCATGATTAGTGTGCAAAACATTCAGATACCCTATTGCTTCTCCAAGCTTAATTGTCATCGAGAAAGTGATCatcataattattaaaaaataacaaaatcttTAAGTTTCCAAAACTAACAAAAAGGACGCATAACACTATTTTCCAGCAATTATAGAATTCAAATGTCATGTACATACCTGCAATCGACGGTCCAAGAGCAACAATACAAGCCCCAGTTAGTGTTGCCAGGTCGACTATCTGCAATATAAGCAAATGTAGTCTTAGAATACAATTCCAATCGTCCATATAAGATCAGGTTTAAAACTGTCATCACAAAAACCGGATGTGCATCATTTGGCTTTACCTTCTCGACACCTTGGTTGCAAGCATATACCAAAGCATCTGCGAGTGTAAGCCTGCCTTCTGCATCAGTGTTATTAACCTGAAAATCAGCAAAGTGAGCAACAAGCCACTTATTGCAGTTATAAATGTCACAGCACCAAATAGTTTATGAATACTTCGATTTTCCTTTCTTTTAATCAAATCAAACAGAGTATTACCTCAATAGTCTTTCCATTTGATGCTGTGAGGATATCTCCAGGTCTCATACCCGTTCCACTTATCATGTTTTCACAAGATGCAACAATAAAATGAACCTGCATGTAAGGATAATTTTACTAAGTGACAACATAGGTTCCATGAAGAAATCGGAAAAGCATATGAAcatgaatgaataaataaaacaCAAGAAAAGAGACCCTTTTAAAATATAACTTTCAAAAGGATACAGCGAGAGTAGTGGAGCAGAATAATAGCAAAATGAGACCAAGCAAATGACATACCTCAACTCCAGGAGGTTTGATTTGCCCGAGAGCTTTCGCTGCACCAAGAACTGCTGCAGAACCTCCCATGTCTATCTTCATGACATCAATTGAGCAACCAGGTCCAGTCTTGATATTGTAGCCACCACTAAGAACATTTAAGACAAGTATTAAAAACCTATATGGTATACATAGCCACCAGGGTAAAAAAGAACAAAGGTAGTATTCCAACCACTCATTTTAGAAAGATCCCAATAGCATTAAGaagaaattttgttcaaattattCGTGTAATATACTGCACATAGAAATAAGTGAAAAAAAGGGAAATGAGATCCCATGTTTAGTGGTAACACTAGAGATGTGCGCATAAATATACTTAGTGAAGAACAAGTTATTATGGCATCTCGTCTTTATCCTTGTTTTATTTCCTAACGTAACTAAAACATGAAATATCTTCTTACTAGTATATGCCAGTAAGTACATATGAAATTACCTGTCAAAAGTCAATCCTTTTCCAACTAATGCTAACTTGGCTTTAATAGGTCCACTCGAGGGTTTGTAGCACAAATGGATGAAATAAGGGGGATTATCAGATGCTGCAGCAACTCCCAGGTAAGATCCCATCTTCAACTCCTTGCATTGCTCTGCGGTCAAGATGTTTGCATATATAACATCGCTGTACGAGGAAGCAATTTTTGAAGCCTCTTCTGCTAGTGCAGCTGCAACAAGAAAAAGACAAATTagatcaaaatttaatatttctcTCATCTTTCTCAAACAAAAGCAGCCCTATCACCAAGTTAGAAATTCAGTTTTCGATACTTGATGAAAAGCAAGAATAGCACTCATACATACCGGGGGTAAGTACATTGGCTGGTGAGTTCACAAGCTCTCTTCCAAATACTATGGCAGAAGAAACATCTTCAGCATACTTGAGCTTCTTCTCCAACTCTGGTCCAGTTCCAAGACCAAGAATATCCAAAGATTTAAGCTGTGGTTTCTTTGACTCTGACTTGTATCTATTATCTTCGTGTAATCCCAACACCGTTCCTATGAGAATGCAAACCATTCAACATCGATCAATCTCAATCTTTGCAAATAATAACATCAGTCATCATATTAAGAAATCATAAGAGCACTACCAGATGCTATTGCTGAAGCAAACCCAAGCTTGGACTCATTTGAGAGGCCTTCGGATGAGGCAAGGACCACAGCCACGCTATTGGCTTGAGCAGTCTTTGCTGCTGCAGCAACAGCCTCGCCGAGTCCACGGAAAGCAGATGGTGATAAAGCTGATTGTCCAAGACCAATCAAACCAACCCGTTTCGAGCCAAGGCCAGGAAGTCTAAGAACTGTTGATTGGCCAGATTTCCCTGTGAAATCCTCCTCGGAGGAGACCTCAGCTAAAAGACCACCTAACAGCCTGTCTAAGTTCTTCAAaattgagttttgaaacttggaGTTTTCATCCTTGGTCATGTCTTTCTCAGTGACACCAACAGCAAGCATGTCCCCTTTCCATTCTCCCACATCGATCTCTTTTGCAGCAAATGCGATCTTTCCAGCATTTTTCACAAGAGAGACAACAACCATTTTAGTATCATTGTCTTGGAATTTCATTACAGTGAAACATACACAAAGAAACAACCTTTACATATTGAAACCAAGAATGAACCCAAGGATCTAATTAAGATTATCTTaccatattaatattaaatactgACAAAGTTTAGCTATAGCCCTCAAAGATCAATTCTTTAGAAAACAGAATTATCTCTTTTGCAGCAAAACCTATATTTCCAGCATTTTTAACAAAAGAGAGAACATCCATTTTAGTACCATTTTTTTGGTATTCACTAAAATGAAACACACACAAAGAAACAACCTTTACATATTGAAACCAAAAGTGAGGCCAAGGATCTAAGTTAGATGACCTTATCATATGAATATTAAGTAGTGGCAATTGAGCCTATTTCCCTCAAAGGTCAATTCTTAGAAAACATAAGTATATCCTAAAAACCTACCAAAAAgttcacatttttttttcttgagaAAGATATCCCATTAGCAAAAGGGTAAAAACAATCAACCCAAAACTCTCAATCTAAAACCCATTTTTTTTCTTAATCCCACGAGAGCAAAAAAAGAGAGGTGACCTTGGGGCTTTCGATGTTGGCGGGCTGAGTAAGACCAAGATTGGCGGAAGCGAGAGTATGTGCCATAAATTTGGCTCTTCGAGAACACAAAGGAGCAACTGCAAAAGAAAATCTGAGCCTTGGTGAAGACCGTAACTTGTTGAAAATCAAAGACGAAGTAGAAGAAGAGTGAGCAACAGATGAAGCTAAAAGAAAAGAAGGCAAAGACGCTACAATGGTGGCCACCATTTTTTTCAATGTGGGATAGTCTATGTTACTTATAATGAACCCCCAATCTCAAAAGCATTGCACTTTTTAAACTGATTGGTGCATTGACACCATTTTCTCGGCCATCCCATCTGATCTATTCTCACTTTTTGGGACCTTATGTTATAGTTCTGGGCTCTTGATGTTGAATTCTTAAACTTGTTTTCAGTTGGGCTTCATCAAAAGCAAGTCCAAATAACTTAGGGCCTATGCCAGCATCAAGCTCCTTTGCAGGTGCTCACTAATATTGCAGATTTTCCCGGGGAAAAAAAAGCCAGAAACTCTACAGAACCTCCCAACAGCACTAGCATATGGAATTACTGCACTGGTTGaaaggttaatattaataaaGTTAGAAACTTTCTTGCACCATTTGCTTAGATCAATGGTATTGCTGTTGCAATCTGTGTATTAGCTCAGGATTTCACTTGATATGGATGTTTGAAATAAATACCCTTTTACAAAATGAAACTAATGCACCTTTGCAAAACCTTTGAGAGATTTCTAGCATACCCTTTGCAAATGGTTGTTGACATAGCCCATGTCATCATCCCTTGATGAAATTGTTGGAAGGAGGTAGAAGCGAAATAGCTTTTTAGAAAAGAAATGAACACACTTTGTATTAAACTTTATCTTCTTTATATTGTCTCTTTCCATGCTTCACCACTATTTATATAGTAGTTGTAAGTGAGTATTGGATTCAACACATTCATGTATCCTAATTAAATACATGCATGACTACTAGATGCATCTTCTCAAAATACATTCATTAAATATAAATACATGCAAGTAATGCGTAAATATATTCTAGAATGTTACAAATTATATCCAACAGTTCCCCTTAATTTGATCTTTTCTTGATTACGCCAAGTTTATCACGCATTCTTCGAAAACTTTCAACCTTGAGAGGTTTTGTAAAAATATCCGCCATTTGATCTTGAGTCTCCACAAACTTAAGCTTCACTTCCTTCTTGCCAATATGctctctaataaaatgatatcTTATGTCTATATGTTTGCTTTGATCATGGAACATAAGATTTTTCACAAGTGCTTGTGTAGACTTGTTATCAATGCAAATTTTGGTTGCTCCTTCTTGTGgcaaattgtaacagcccgatttcaatggtgttggaaacagtggttttgagaccacaatttTCGACAAGAAAGttagtaaatattattaatttaatatttatgaacaATTAGTAAAGTTGTAATACCCCTTATCTGTATTCGATGccagaataggatacgaggcattaccagactcatATCGCAAACAAACATACaatttcgagtcataaattttcatccaaattaaaaccatttgtattcaaacataaagtccctaacctacgaagcccaaaacatgtttcggaagtggttcgggactaaactgacaactccaaaaatttttacagaacttagaaaatttttgctatgaacaggggtcatacgcccgtgtgccccGTGTGGGCTGaccatgtggtcacacactccAATGTCCCTAACTcctgtaactctctgttttgcaatgCATAAACAAATTGAGATTACATagccaagtcatacgcccgtgtgctaggccgtgtggttaatttaattttcataaaaaaggtgcagacttcacatagtcgggacacatgcccgtgcctgaggctgtgtccctcacactgctgagacacacgtccgtgtctctgcccgtgtgctcaattctaagcattttgtttctcaaaaattaaggtgcaggggacacacggccgaaacacatgcccatggggcaagccgtgtgtggcacacggcttagacacatgcccatgtgtctacctgtgtggacaaaataaaagctatttaccaagccatttgtcacccttatttaCTCCTACACATGCCCAAGTTCAAGGCATAATTCATAGCACACTTGAACTACCAATACATCCACAAATAAGGCATATAcatgtcatttcattatccaCACTCAACATATTTACATCATCATATTTTTCCAAACCAAATCACACCAAACTCACATGCTACAAGTTTCAACATGGCTaccaataacatgcataattttacttagttttctTAGCATACCAATGAGCCATCCTTAACCATTAAACAACAACCTATTAAGTCACATTCAACCATTTATCGAGCATTtacaaaccacatcacacaagagataattgcacatgtatgtatatatatataagcttacaaccaactcaaccaaaatgagccaagttacatggctaaataccacatcaagcctttgacagttacaagccaatacatttgaccaagttcataatgacacatataacaaaatgaccaagtcctatacatgtcatattctcaaaatatttaaaat harbors:
- the LOC108486472 gene encoding leucine aminopeptidase 1; translated protein: MVATIVASLPSFLLASSVAHSSSTSSLIFNKLRSSPRLRFSFAVAPLCSRRAKFMAHTLASANLGLTQPANIESPKIAFAAKEIDVGEWKGDMLAVGVTEKDMTKDENSKFQNSILKNLDRLLGGLLAEVSSEEDFTGKSGQSTVLRLPGLGSKRVGLIGLGQSALSPSAFRGLGEAVAAAAKTAQANSVAVVLASSEGLSNESKLGFASAIASGTVLGLHEDNRYKSESKKPQLKSLDILGLGTGPELEKKLKYAEDVSSAIVFGRELVNSPANVLTPAALAEEASKIASSYSDVIYANILTAEQCKELKMGSYLGVAAASDNPPYFIHLCYKPSSGPIKAKLALVGKGLTFDSGGYNIKTGPGCSIDVMKIDMGGSAAVLGAAKALGQIKPPGVEVHFIVASCENMISGTGMRPGDILTASNGKTIEVNNTDAEGRLTLADALVYACNQGVEKIVDLATLTGACIVALGPSIAGVFTPSDELAKEVFEASEISGEKFWRMPLEESYWESMKSGVADMVNTGGRPGGAITAALFLKQFVDEKVQWMHIDLAGPVWNEKKRVATGFGVSTLVEWVLKNSS